In Mercurialis annua linkage group LG6, ddMerAnnu1.2, whole genome shotgun sequence, the following are encoded in one genomic region:
- the LOC126685700 gene encoding UNC93-like protein 1, producing MGFDGNEESATKLPNKSLFRYNSPLIQVTLIGFVCFCCPGMFNALSGMGGGGQIDATAANNANTALYTTFAVFGILGGGIYNILGPRLTLAAGCSTYVLYAGSFLYYNHFQKQTFAIIAGGILGVGAGLLWAGEGAIMTSYPPPDRKGTYISLFWSIFNMGGVIGGLIPFFLNYHRTEAASVNDATYIGFMCFMAAGTLLSLAILPASKVIRDDGTNCTNIKYSKVSTEVVEIIKLFLNWKMLLIVPAAWASNFFYSYQFNNVNGALFNLRTRGLNNVFYWGAQMLGSVGIGWVLDFSFESRRKRGFFGIAIVAVVGSVIWGGGLANQLGYSHDTLPAKLDFKDSGSEFAGPFVLYFSYGLLDAMFQSMVYWIIGSLADDSEILSRYVGFYKGVQSAGAAVAWQIDTHKVPLLTQLIINWSLTTISYPLLIVLVMVAVKDNHKNEDRIAAADFDKNAVAAEYTTNSVL from the exons ATGGGTTTCGACGGCAATGAAGAATCCGCCACTAAATTACCCAACAAATCACTTTTCCGATACAATTCGCCGCTAATTCAAGTCACTCTAATCGGGTTCGTATGTTTCTGCTGTCCCGGAATGTTCAACGCCCTCTCCGGCATGGGTGGCGGTGGCCAGATTGACGCAACCGCCGCCAACAACGCCAACACCGCACTATACACAACTTTCGCCGTCTTTGGCATCCTTGGTGGCGGAATATACAACATTTTAGGTCCCCGCTTAACCCTCGCCGCTGGTTGCAGCACTTACGTATTATACGCCGGTTCTTTCCTTTACTACAACCATTTCCAAAAACAAACGTTCGCCATCATCGCCGGTGGAATCCTCGGCGTCGGCGCTGGCCTACTCTGGGCTGGAGAGGGTGCAATCATGACGTCGTACCCACCGCCGGATCGGAAAGGCACGTACATTTCACTCTTCTGGAGTATCTTCAACATGGGCGGTGTAATCGGCGGTTTAATTCCGTTTTTTCTGAATTACCACAGAACCGAAGCGGCGTCTGTAAACGACGCGACTTATATCGGATTCATGTGCTTTATGGCCGCCGGAACACTCCTCTCTCTAGCCATTCTTCCGGCGAGTAAAGTCATCCGAGACGACGGAACAAACTGCACGAACATCAAATACTCCAAAGTCTCAACGGAGGTAGTTGAGATTATAAAACTGTTTCTAAATTGGAAAATGCTGTTAATAGTTCCGGCAGCTTGGGCAAGTAATTTTTTCTACAGTTACCAGTTTAACAACGTTAACGGCGCGCTGTTTAATTTACGGACAAGGGGGTTGAACAATGTGTTTTACTGGGGAGCACAGATGTTGGGTTCGGTCGGAATTGGTTGGGTTTTGGATTTTAGTTTCGAGAGTAGGAGAAAACGAGGGTTTTTTGGGATTGCAATTGTGGCGGTTGTTGGGAGTGTTATTTGGGGCGGCGGACTGGCGAATCAGCTGGGATATTCTCATGATACTCTGCCGGCGAAGCTGGATTTTAAGGATTCGGGTTCGGAGTTTGCTGGTCCGTTTGTGTTGTACTTTAGTTATGGGTTGTTGGATGCTATGTTTCAGAGTATGGTTTATTGGATTATTGGATCTTTGGCTGATGACTCTGAGATTCTTAGCAG GTATGTCGGATTCTACAAAGGTGTACAGAGTGCAGGAGCAGCTGTAGCTTGGCAAATTGATACACACAAAGTTCCATTGCTTACccaattgattataaattggtCACTCACTACAATTAGTTATCCATTGTTGATTGTTTTAGTTATGGTGGCAGTTAAGGATAATCATAAGAATGAAGATAGAATTGCTGCTGctgattttgataaaaatgCAGTAGCAGCTGAATATACAACAAATTCAGTTCTATAA